The Candidatus Krumholzibacteriota bacterium genome has a segment encoding these proteins:
- a CDS encoding HNH endonuclease has translation MTERLDDKRVRAAVFQWLRDQARTHDEILPRSLLAQGFEFDGNRIPVVGPQGIFKPRVLEVPLSITTTVHGPYDDRLGNGGLILYRYRGSDPRHRDNVGLRTAMARNIPLVYFHAVSPGKYMAVWPVFIVGDNPAALTFQVAVDDAAHAGIFKRSRSEAMVAEDMGRRQYITSTVKQRLHQRGFRERVLTAYRQQCALCRLRHAELLDAAHIIPDGEPGGEPVVVNGIALCKLHHAAYDKFFLGIDPDYFIRVRRDILEEEDGPMLLHGLKGMDGNRIILPRAVDRRPSRERLEMRFGRFREAERRVI, from the coding sequence ATGACAGAGCGATTAGACGACAAGAGAGTGAGAGCGGCGGTCTTTCAGTGGCTCCGCGATCAGGCCAGGACGCATGACGAGATTCTCCCCCGCAGCCTTCTCGCCCAGGGTTTCGAGTTCGACGGCAACCGGATTCCCGTTGTTGGGCCCCAGGGGATATTCAAGCCCCGGGTTCTTGAAGTTCCCCTCTCGATCACGACAACCGTTCACGGTCCGTACGACGACCGGCTTGGAAACGGTGGGCTGATCCTCTATCGATATCGGGGTTCGGACCCTCGTCACCGGGATAATGTCGGTCTCCGCACGGCAATGGCGAGAAACATCCCCTTGGTTTACTTTCATGCGGTGAGCCCGGGAAAATACATGGCTGTCTGGCCCGTATTCATAGTCGGAGACAATCCGGCTGCGCTGACATTCCAGGTGGCCGTGGACGATGCCGCTCATGCGGGGATCTTCAAACGATCCAGGAGTGAGGCAATGGTTGCCGAGGATATGGGACGCAGGCAGTACATCACCTCCACGGTGAAGCAACGTCTCCATCAGCGGGGATTCCGCGAGCGTGTGCTGACGGCATACCGGCAGCAGTGCGCGCTCTGCCGGCTCAGGCACGCTGAACTCCTCGATGCCGCCCACATCATCCCCGACGGGGAACCGGGGGGTGAACCGGTCGTCGTGAACGGCATAGCCCTCTGCAAACTCCACCACGCGGCATATGATAAATTCTTCCTCGGAATCGATCCCGACTATTTCATTCGGGTCCGGCGTGATATTTTGGAAGAAGAGGATGGTCCGATGCTGCTTCACGGGCTCAAGGGGATGGATGGAAACCGGATCATCCTTCCCCGGGCGGTCGATCGGCGGCCGAGCCGGGAGCGTCTGGAAATGCGGTTCGGCAGATTCAGGGAAGCCGAGCGCCGCGTGATCTGA
- a CDS encoding class I SAM-dependent methyltransferase, giving the protein MDLRDIIERKIPPDPWEEGEKIPWNDPAFSERILATHLSQESDWASRREAVVDRHVDWIGKRFLDGPSSILDLACGPGLYARRLAARGHRCVGIDFGPASIRHAREEAAAAGLEIAYHLADVREAEFGENFDLVMMVFGEFGVFRREEAFDILCRARAALAPGGRVLVEVATCEEIERQGKEPPWWQALERGLFSDRPHLWLEEHFWREEAAATVSRWLIVDAESGETTRYASTTQAYRPAELRGMLGRAGFEKISFHKDMGEKETEFAGKLLAVSARNPGR; this is encoded by the coding sequence ATGGACCTGCGAGACATCATCGAACGCAAGATCCCCCCGGACCCGTGGGAGGAGGGGGAGAAGATCCCCTGGAACGATCCCGCGTTCAGCGAGCGGATCCTCGCGACCCACCTCTCGCAGGAGAGCGACTGGGCGAGCCGGCGCGAGGCGGTCGTCGACCGGCACGTCGACTGGATCGGGAAGCGCTTCCTCGATGGCCCGTCCAGCATCCTCGACCTCGCCTGCGGTCCCGGGCTCTACGCGCGGCGCCTCGCCGCGCGGGGCCACCGGTGTGTCGGGATCGATTTCGGTCCCGCCTCGATCCGCCACGCCCGCGAGGAGGCGGCCGCGGCGGGTCTCGAGATCGCCTACCATCTCGCCGATGTCCGCGAGGCGGAGTTCGGAGAGAATTTCGATCTCGTCATGATGGTCTTCGGGGAGTTCGGCGTCTTCCGCCGCGAGGAGGCCTTCGATATCCTTTGCCGCGCCCGGGCCGCCCTCGCGCCCGGCGGGCGCGTCCTCGTCGAGGTCGCCACCTGCGAGGAGATCGAGCGCCAGGGAAAGGAGCCGCCGTGGTGGCAGGCGCTCGAGCGCGGGCTCTTCTCCGACCGGCCGCATCTCTGGCTCGAGGAGCATTTCTGGCGGGAGGAAGCCGCGGCGACCGTGAGCCGCTGGCTCATCGTCGACGCCGAAAGCGGCGAGACGACCCGCTATGCCTCGACGACCCAGGCCTACCGGCCGGCCGAGCTCCGCGGGATGCTCGGGCGGGCCGGCTTCGAGAAGATCTCGTTCCACAAGGACATGGGGGAGAAGGAGACCGAGTTCGCCGGCAAGCTTCTCGCCGTCTCGGCCCGAAACCCCGGCCGCTGA
- a CDS encoding DUF5320 domain-containing protein yields the protein MPRGDRTGPQGMGPRTGRGLGYCSGYDTPGYMNPGFGGGFGRGFGRGGGFGGGFGGGGRGRRNRFYATGVPGWAWNWNAGPAAPQAPDREHELAALREEAGYLKNGLAEVTKRIEELESAGDEKKK from the coding sequence ATGCCGAGAGGAGACAGAACGGGACCGCAGGGAATGGGTCCCCGGACCGGGCGGGGCCTGGGGTACTGCTCCGGGTACGATACGCCCGGCTACATGAACCCCGGTTTCGGCGGCGGGTTCGGTCGCGGCTTCGGCCGCGGCGGCGGATTCGGTGGCGGCTTCGGCGGCGGCGGCCGCGGGCGGCGCAACCGGTTCTACGCGACGGGCGTGCCCGGATGGGCGTGGAACTGGAACGCCGGGCCGGCTGCCCCGCAGGCGCCGGATCGCGAGCACGAGCTCGCGGCCCTGCGCGAGGAGGCCGGCTACCTGAAGAACGGCCTTGCCGAGGTCACGAAGCGGATCGAGGAGCTCGAATCCGCCGGTGACGAGAAGAAGAAGTAG
- a CDS encoding P-loop NTPase — protein sequence MGPEDPKVAARMKNIRHTVLVLSGKGGVGKSTVAVNLAVALAAAGKSVGILDIDFHGPSVPKMLGVDGMPLHVVDENTIHPFAIGDNFKIMSIGFLLRDQDDAVIWRGPMKYGVIKQFLGDVEWGELDFLIVDSPPGTGDEPLSIAQLIPEADGAVIVTTPQDVSLIDVRKSINFCHQLGVPVLGVVENMSGFTCPHCGEVTDIFKRGGGELMAGDMKVPFLGAVPIDPGIVSASDDGKPYVTTFPETETGKLFAKIAAPILGLPPRPASEATAPAAAASGCSGNCSSCASDGAAGAAPAAEEKESGADSDGLYKIAIPVAEGKLCMHFGHCETFAVVSVDREAKQVHGVEYLDPPPHEPGVLPAWLHDRGIHFVIAGGMGSRAQGLFRERGINLITGAPAGTPEEIAKAWMTGDLEIGDNVCDH from the coding sequence ATGGGTCCCGAAGATCCCAAGGTCGCCGCGCGGATGAAGAACATCCGGCACACGGTGCTCGTGCTCTCCGGCAAGGGCGGCGTGGGCAAGAGCACGGTCGCCGTCAATCTCGCCGTCGCGCTCGCCGCGGCGGGCAAGTCGGTCGGCATCCTCGACATCGATTTCCACGGACCGAGCGTGCCCAAGATGCTCGGCGTGGACGGGATGCCGCTGCACGTCGTCGACGAGAACACGATCCATCCCTTCGCCATCGGCGACAATTTCAAGATCATGTCGATCGGTTTCCTCCTGCGCGACCAGGACGACGCGGTGATCTGGCGCGGCCCGATGAAGTACGGGGTCATCAAGCAGTTCCTCGGCGACGTCGAGTGGGGCGAGCTGGATTTCCTCATCGTCGACTCGCCGCCGGGGACGGGGGACGAGCCCCTGTCGATCGCGCAGCTCATCCCCGAGGCCGACGGCGCCGTCATCGTCACGACGCCCCAGGACGTCTCCCTCATCGACGTCCGCAAGAGCATCAACTTCTGCCACCAGCTCGGCGTCCCCGTTCTCGGGGTGGTCGAGAACATGAGCGGGTTCACGTGTCCGCACTGCGGCGAGGTGACCGATATCTTCAAGCGCGGCGGCGGCGAACTGATGGCCGGCGACATGAAGGTGCCCTTCCTCGGCGCCGTGCCGATCGATCCGGGCATCGTCTCGGCGAGCGACGATGGCAAGCCCTACGTCACCACCTTCCCCGAGACGGAGACGGGCAAGCTGTTCGCGAAGATCGCCGCTCCCATCCTCGGGCTGCCCCCGAGGCCCGCGAGCGAGGCGACCGCTCCGGCGGCGGCCGCGAGCGGGTGCAGCGGGAATTGCTCGAGTTGCGCGAGCGACGGCGCCGCCGGGGCGGCGCCCGCGGCGGAGGAGAAGGAGAGCGGGGCGGACAGCGACGGCCTCTACAAGATCGCCATCCCTGTCGCCGAGGGGAAACTCTGCATGCACTTCGGCCACTGCGAGACCTTCGCCGTCGTCTCGGTCGATCGCGAGGCGAAGCAGGTGCACGGCGTCGAGTATCTCGATCCGCCGCCCCACGAGCCCGGCGTGCTGCCCGCATGGCTCCACGACCGGGGGATCCACTTCGTGATCGCCGGCGGGATGGGTTCGCGCGCCCAGGGACTCTTCCGCGAGCGGGGGATCAACCTGATCACCGGCGCCCCGGCCGGTACTCCCGAGGAGATCGCGAAGGCGTGGATGACCGGCGACCTCGAGATCGGCGACAACGTCTGCGACCACTGA
- a CDS encoding ATP-binding protein yields the protein MKELVVISGKGGTGKTSILAAFAALADRCVTADCDVDAADLHLVLDPRVKRTESFSGGVVARIDPARCTGCGRCEELCRFDAVSALGETNAAAAGGGTPGGAAAATRYAIDEIACEGCAVCAYFCPAEAIDLVEETAGDWFVSDARFGPMVHARLRPGGENSGKLVSLVRREARRIADEEGIDMVLVDGSPGIGCPVIASITGADFVLVVTEPTLSGIHDLGRVIELARHFDVPAMVAVNKYDINMDAAAEIEEFASKNGVPVAGRIRYDAAVTAAQIAGRSVVEIGDGPAAEDVRRVWNRVKYVIEQEEH from the coding sequence ATGAAGGAACTCGTCGTGATCAGCGGCAAGGGCGGAACGGGCAAGACGAGCATCCTCGCGGCCTTCGCCGCGCTCGCCGATCGATGCGTGACCGCCGACTGCGACGTCGACGCGGCCGATCTCCATCTCGTCCTCGACCCCCGCGTGAAGCGGACGGAGAGCTTCAGCGGCGGAGTCGTCGCCAGGATCGATCCGGCGCGCTGCACGGGCTGCGGCAGGTGCGAGGAACTCTGCCGCTTCGATGCGGTATCGGCTCTCGGGGAAACGAACGCGGCAGCGGCAGGCGGCGGGACTCCGGGGGGGGCCGCCGCCGCAACCCGATACGCGATCGACGAGATCGCTTGCGAAGGCTGCGCGGTCTGTGCATATTTCTGCCCCGCGGAGGCCATCGATCTCGTGGAGGAGACAGCCGGCGACTGGTTCGTATCGGACGCGCGGTTCGGCCCGATGGTGCACGCGCGGCTCCGGCCCGGTGGGGAGAACTCGGGCAAGCTCGTCTCCCTCGTGAGGCGCGAGGCGCGGCGGATCGCCGACGAGGAGGGGATCGACATGGTCCTCGTGGACGGCTCGCCGGGGATCGGATGCCCGGTGATCGCCTCGATCACCGGCGCCGACTTCGTGCTCGTCGTGACCGAGCCGACCCTGTCGGGGATCCACGACCTCGGACGGGTGATCGAGCTGGCCCGGCACTTCGATGTGCCGGCGATGGTCGCCGTGAACAAGTACGACATCAACATGGACGCGGCCGCCGAGATCGAGGAGTTCGCCTCGAAAAACGGCGTGCCCGTCGCGGGGCGGATCCGCTACGATGCGGCCGTCACCGCGGCGCAGATCGCGGGCCGCAGCGTCGTCGAGATCGGCGACGGGCCGGCCGCCGAGGACGTCCGCCGCGTCTGGAACCGCGTGAAATACGTGATCGAACAGGAGGAACATTGA
- a CDS encoding ATP-binding protein, which translates to MRIAIASGKGGTGKTTIATNLAAVAAAAGRRSTYVDCDVEEPNGHIFLKPEIDRSEPVTMLMPVVDEALCTACGECGRICRFKAITLILDRVLTFHELCHACGGCALVCPVRAITERPREVGVLESGTARTAGGAEVGFLHGTLNVKEAMAPPVIRAVKREIPADGLVIVDAPPGASCSMVESVRGADRVILVTEPTPFGLNDLAIAVETVRTMGFEPGVVVNRDGAGDDRVDRWCDEKGIGILARIPDDRTVAEAYSRGELPVDAVPGFRARIEALLAVLDETGSAPGAAPGDDRTSDAEVTE; encoded by the coding sequence ATGAGGATAGCAATCGCGAGCGGCAAGGGCGGAACGGGCAAGACGACGATCGCGACGAACCTCGCGGCGGTGGCCGCCGCGGCCGGGAGGCGGTCGACCTACGTCGACTGCGACGTCGAGGAGCCGAACGGCCACATCTTTCTCAAGCCGGAGATCGACCGGAGCGAGCCGGTGACGATGCTGATGCCCGTCGTCGACGAGGCGCTCTGCACCGCCTGCGGCGAGTGCGGGCGGATCTGCCGGTTCAAGGCGATCACCCTCATCCTCGATCGCGTCCTCACCTTCCACGAGCTCTGCCACGCGTGCGGAGGCTGCGCGCTCGTCTGCCCGGTGCGGGCGATCACGGAGCGGCCGCGCGAGGTCGGCGTCCTCGAGTCGGGCACGGCGCGGACCGCCGGCGGCGCCGAGGTGGGATTCCTCCACGGGACGCTGAACGTCAAGGAGGCGATGGCCCCGCCGGTGATCAGGGCCGTCAAGCGCGAGATCCCCGCGGACGGGCTCGTCATCGTCGACGCGCCGCCGGGGGCCTCGTGCTCGATGGTCGAGTCGGTGCGCGGCGCCGACCGGGTGATCCTCGTCACCGAGCCCACCCCCTTCGGGCTCAACGATCTTGCGATCGCCGTCGAAACGGTGCGCACGATGGGGTTCGAGCCGGGGGTCGTCGTGAACCGCGACGGCGCCGGCGACGACCGGGTGGACCGCTGGTGCGACGAGAAGGGCATCGGGATCCTCGCCCGCATTCCGGACGACCGGACGGTGGCCGAGGCCTATTCGCGGGGAGAGTTGCCCGTGGACGCCGTCCCGGGCTTCCGGGCGCGGATCGAGGCCCTGCTCGCGGTCCTGGACGAAACGGGATCGGCGCCGGGGGCCGCGCCCGGTGACGACCGGACGAGCGACGCGGAGGTGACGGAATGA
- a CDS encoding VWA domain-containing protein has protein sequence MYGNLSRFILVSVACLAVVGFAPAKVSAYADVVFVIDESNSIDSGEFAAMKQYCLDVVAAFDFTGPRAARFGAYGFALSERLIVALNADSASVVGALANMVWCGGDGTCLYCGLRGARSQLMVYGRSGFPDIVVVLTDGEPNRPIDTANAKQAAQQEIDDLVALGATVFPVAVGSNYGLEEYLATLGSPVHTLGNPGALVANILATPVAENTWSSLKMRSNSPDR, from the coding sequence ATGTACGGTAACCTTTCCAGATTCATTCTCGTTTCGGTCGCCTGCCTGGCGGTTGTCGGCTTTGCGCCGGCAAAGGTGTCGGCGTACGCCGATGTCGTGTTCGTGATAGACGAATCGAACAGCATCGACTCGGGGGAGTTCGCGGCCATGAAGCAGTACTGCCTCGACGTCGTCGCGGCGTTCGACTTCACCGGGCCGAGAGCGGCGCGCTTCGGCGCCTACGGTTTCGCCCTGTCGGAGCGGCTGATCGTCGCGTTGAATGCGGATTCCGCATCCGTCGTCGGGGCGCTTGCGAACATGGTCTGGTGCGGAGGCGACGGAACCTGCCTGTACTGCGGATTGCGCGGCGCGCGGAGTCAGTTGATGGTATACGGCAGGAGCGGATTTCCCGACATCGTCGTCGTGCTGACCGACGGCGAGCCCAACCGGCCGATCGACACGGCCAATGCGAAGCAGGCGGCCCAGCAGGAGATCGATGACCTCGTCGCCCTCGGCGCGACCGTCTTTCCGGTCGCCGTCGGTTCAAACTACGGGCTGGAGGAATACCTGGCAACGCTCGGTTCCCCGGTGCATACTCTGGGAAACCCCGGCGCACTCGTCGCGAACATCCTGGCGACGCCGGTCGCGGAGAACACGTGGTCCTCGCTGAAAATGCGGAGCAACTCACCGGACCGGTAG
- a CDS encoding S8 family serine peptidase, with amino-acid sequence MTSINASRGGIVRFALLFAVLALVPPGARAAGEAANDGYTSVMIHADRAGVRAIEREIAAITGRAGRRLLVPRYRETVLAELDALVGELRPLVEAGSVRNVRPLWIAGAVVADVRAEAVDGIALLPGVDCVVSTDRAAANAAAGPAARNGRGGLYAPMADDTSWALGRLGVTGLWAAGLTGEGVVVAILDTGVDETHPDLSGRLWTNPGEIPGNGLDDDGNWYVDDVHGYDFAGRTEEIADFDGHGTRVAGCVAGDGTAGSATGAAPGSRIMICKAFEDLSAIDDMDCFEAIQYAVENGADVINMSFGVAAADRRGWRETCRAASLLGTTIVAEAGDGRGDLSAPVPANIPTPGDVPSPTAPGNESGVITIGAVTKSDAIWDPAPDTLGSGEGPVSWETVSPYLDHPYPPGLVKPDLAAPGDSLRTTAPGGGYVDDVSGTSYAAPLTAGVAALLLQQDPNLLPARLDSILQATAIDLGAPGKDSDFGAGLVDAAAASAVLEQNVASGHITENTTWYSGIVYLVTGDLTIDPGVTLAIEAGVIVKVGAGASIVVEGVLFPQGTSTVPVVFTSWRDDAVGGDTNGDGPSAGEAGDWGQVRIVGTGNVIQFCEFYFGGSTDDVDAVLYVAGGDPVIRYCRIESGYEYGDWIYCEGGSPIVEHNRIVAEGLSPTKHVTAIHATGGSPRIRFNRIEFTGTFAFVRGIQLDDVSSGAVALGNRIDDTCLWNGGSDFIIRCAGSTAPEISADTIATLYGNGIGCSLGTAATLSANVVSGGGAGRGIYCHESANVVVTGNKVSSFAYGIESYRCRPTITSNTISHTATVGERYPFVHVGSAWPSYASNTVSGTCMHAIGVKGVTDGNLAWNDIEGRGWPYVLIDNFIVNAGDTLAVPAGLVIKVSLDRIFYLNGLLALGATAADPVIFTSWRDDTAGGDSNGDGPSAGVPGDWGYLRIANGDNLIEHCEFRYGGNTAYYDDYAIYVASCDPVIRRCSILECKDNNVYGIYCEYAAPTIEDCTIRTTPVVSANATAIYCVYSAGQPMFTGNTISGFRVGVLVNGIGTTGTQPRVTGNSFDGTGTDATGYGVYCIGAAGAIWHPYIEGNELIGNCTGWGVYLNNVGDGTIVQNNDIFDFSLGGVRGAGASGWITSNSIAQGTGYVGMGTGIEANAASDLIITGNMINGFATGVHSASTSTAASSDLTIRNNHILNAAGDGLRFESLDTLAWDGPTVVVENNDIWGHGGYNLSLGHYQSPASRHIAATGNWWGTANADTVAMGIFDYTDNVLSPVCDYEPYLTEPIEDDVPNLWVFPARLHVAMFPNEAKSTTFMLGNSGVRDLTFAITEGIGETAAEIRQTPVPGSGREPVTLFDVPWIFETPTDGTILGGQQEEIEVFFSSTGLTDSIYTSYLILDTNDPDMSTFVMPATMEVSHVFVTGPNGGESYQEKNDINVTWTTAYSGDVEEIDILFSSDNGQHFYPVVAGEPNDGSFSWRIPGLSSDSCRVMVIAHYPSDRAYFDVSDSVFSIIAPVDAGEIPGIRRAALRQNFPNPFNPSTTITFALPERTRVRLDVYAPDGRHVATLVDGERDAGIHTVMWDGVNGRGAPVSSGIFFCRMRAGGRTETRKLILVR; translated from the coding sequence GTGACCAGCATCAACGCCTCGCGCGGGGGAATCGTGCGTTTCGCCCTGCTTTTCGCTGTCCTCGCGCTCGTCCCCCCGGGCGCGCGCGCGGCCGGCGAGGCGGCAAACGACGGGTACACGAGCGTCATGATCCATGCAGACCGTGCCGGCGTCCGCGCCATCGAGCGCGAGATCGCCGCCATCACCGGGCGCGCCGGCCGGCGACTCCTCGTTCCGCGCTATCGCGAAACGGTCCTCGCCGAACTCGATGCGCTCGTGGGCGAATTGCGTCCCCTCGTCGAGGCGGGTTCGGTCCGGAACGTGCGCCCGCTCTGGATCGCCGGCGCCGTCGTCGCCGACGTGCGGGCGGAGGCGGTCGACGGGATCGCCCTGCTGCCGGGCGTCGATTGCGTCGTCTCCACCGATCGGGCCGCCGCGAACGCGGCGGCCGGCCCCGCGGCCCGGAACGGCCGGGGCGGTTTGTACGCCCCCATGGCCGACGACACCTCCTGGGCCCTCGGGCGACTCGGCGTGACGGGGCTCTGGGCGGCCGGGCTGACCGGCGAGGGGGTCGTCGTCGCCATCCTCGACACGGGCGTCGACGAGACGCATCCCGACCTCTCCGGGCGTCTCTGGACCAACCCCGGCGAGATCCCGGGGAACGGCCTCGACGATGACGGCAACTGGTACGTCGACGATGTTCACGGCTACGACTTCGCCGGCCGCACGGAAGAGATCGCCGACTTCGACGGCCATGGCACACGGGTGGCCGGCTGCGTCGCCGGCGACGGCACGGCCGGCTCGGCGACCGGCGCCGCCCCGGGCAGCCGGATCATGATCTGCAAGGCCTTCGAGGATCTCTCCGCGATCGACGACATGGACTGCTTCGAGGCGATCCAGTACGCCGTCGAGAACGGCGCCGATGTCATCAACATGAGCTTCGGCGTCGCGGCGGCGGACCGCCGCGGCTGGCGCGAGACCTGTCGCGCCGCCTCGCTTCTCGGCACCACGATCGTCGCCGAGGCCGGCGACGGACGGGGCGACCTCTCGGCTCCCGTACCGGCGAACATCCCGACGCCAGGCGACGTCCCCTCCCCCACCGCCCCCGGCAACGAAAGCGGCGTCATCACGATCGGCGCCGTCACGAAGAGTGACGCGATCTGGGATCCGGCCCCCGACACCCTCGGCAGCGGCGAGGGCCCGGTGAGCTGGGAGACCGTCTCCCCCTACCTCGACCACCCGTATCCGCCGGGGCTCGTCAAGCCCGACCTCGCCGCGCCGGGCGACAGCCTGCGGACCACGGCGCCCGGTGGCGGGTACGTCGACGACGTGTCCGGCACATCCTACGCCGCGCCACTCACGGCCGGCGTCGCCGCGCTCCTCCTCCAGCAGGACCCGAACCTCCTGCCCGCCCGGCTCGACTCGATCCTCCAGGCGACGGCCATCGACCTCGGCGCGCCCGGAAAGGACAGCGATTTCGGCGCCGGCCTGGTCGACGCCGCCGCGGCCTCCGCCGTGCTCGAGCAGAACGTGGCGAGCGGGCACATCACGGAGAACACGACGTGGTACTCGGGGATCGTCTACCTCGTGACGGGCGACCTCACGATCGATCCCGGCGTCACCCTCGCCATCGAGGCCGGCGTGATCGTCAAGGTGGGTGCCGGCGCGAGCATCGTCGTGGAGGGCGTGCTTTTCCCGCAGGGCACCTCGACCGTCCCGGTCGTCTTCACCTCCTGGCGCGACGACGCGGTCGGCGGCGACACGAACGGCGACGGCCCGTCGGCGGGCGAGGCGGGCGACTGGGGCCAGGTCCGGATCGTCGGCACGGGGAACGTCATCCAGTTCTGCGAGTTTTACTTCGGCGGCAGCACCGACGACGTCGACGCCGTCCTCTACGTTGCCGGCGGCGACCCCGTGATCCGCTACTGCCGTATCGAGTCGGGATACGAGTACGGCGACTGGATCTATTGCGAGGGCGGCTCGCCGATCGTCGAGCACAACCGGATCGTGGCCGAGGGCCTCTCGCCGACGAAGCACGTCACGGCGATCCACGCCACGGGCGGCTCGCCACGGATCCGCTTCAACCGGATCGAGTTCACCGGCACCTTCGCCTTCGTCCGCGGCATCCAGCTCGACGACGTCTCGTCGGGCGCCGTCGCCCTGGGCAACCGGATCGACGACACCTGCCTCTGGAACGGCGGGTCGGATTTCATCATCCGCTGCGCCGGCTCGACCGCCCCCGAGATCTCGGCGGACACGATCGCCACGCTCTATGGCAACGGCATCGGCTGCTCGCTCGGCACGGCGGCGACTCTCTCGGCCAACGTCGTCTCGGGCGGCGGCGCGGGGCGGGGCATCTACTGCCACGAGAGCGCGAACGTCGTCGTCACGGGCAACAAGGTGTCCTCGTTCGCGTACGGCATCGAGAGCTACCGGTGCCGCCCGACGATCACGAGCAACACGATCTCGCACACGGCGACCGTCGGCGAGCGCTACCCCTTCGTCCACGTGGGAAGCGCCTGGCCCTCGTACGCGAGCAACACGGTGAGCGGCACCTGCATGCACGCGATCGGCGTGAAGGGGGTCACCGACGGCAACCTCGCCTGGAACGACATCGAGGGGCGCGGCTGGCCCTACGTCCTGATCGACAACTTCATCGTGAACGCCGGCGACACCCTCGCCGTCCCCGCCGGCCTGGTCATCAAGGTGAGCCTCGACAGGATCTTCTACCTGAACGGCCTCCTCGCGCTCGGCGCCACGGCGGCCGACCCGGTCATCTTCACCTCCTGGCGAGACGACACGGCGGGCGGCGACAGCAACGGCGACGGCCCCTCGGCCGGCGTGCCGGGCGACTGGGGCTATCTCCGCATCGCCAACGGAGACAACCTCATCGAGCACTGCGAGTTCCGCTACGGCGGCAACACGGCCTACTACGACGACTACGCCATCTACGTGGCATCGTGCGACCCGGTGATCCGCCGCTGCTCGATCCTCGAGTGCAAGGACAACAACGTCTACGGCATCTACTGCGAGTACGCGGCCCCGACGATCGAGGACTGCACGATCCGGACGACCCCGGTCGTCAGCGCGAACGCGACGGCGATCTACTGCGTGTACAGCGCCGGCCAGCCGATGTTCACCGGCAACACGATCTCGGGGTTCCGCGTTGGGGTGCTCGTCAACGGCATCGGCACGACGGGCACCCAGCCGCGCGTCACCGGCAACTCCTTCGACGGCACGGGGACCGACGCGACGGGCTATGGCGTCTACTGCATCGGCGCGGCCGGCGCCATCTGGCACCCCTACATCGAGGGCAACGAGCTCATCGGCAACTGCACGGGCTGGGGCGTCTACCTGAACAACGTCGGCGACGGAACGATCGTGCAGAACAACGACATCTTCGATTTCTCGCTCGGCGGCGTGCGCGGCGCGGGAGCGAGCGGGTGGATCACGTCCAACTCGATCGCGCAGGGCACCGGCTACGTCGGCATGGGCACGGGGATCGAGGCGAACGCGGCGAGCGACCTCATCATCACCGGAAACATGATCAACGGCTTCGCGACCGGCGTCCACAGCGCGTCGACGTCGACCGCCGCTTCGAGCGACCTCACGATACGGAACAACCACATCCTGAACGCCGCCGGCGACGGGCTGCGCTTCGAGTCGCTCGACACCCTCGCCTGGGACGGACCCACGGTCGTCGTCGAGAACAACGACATCTGGGGGCACGGCGGCTACAACCTGTCCCTCGGGCACTACCAATCGCCCGCTTCGCGCCACATCGCTGCGACCGGGAACTGGTGGGGCACGGCGAACGCCGATACCGTCGCGATGGGCATCTTCGATTACACCGACAATGTCCTCTCCCCGGTCTGCGATTACGAGCCATACCTCACCGAGCCGATCGAGGACGACGTGCCCAACCTCTGGGTTTTCCCCGCGCGGCTCCACGTGGCGATGTTCCCGAACGAGGCGAAGTCGACGACGTTCATGCTCGGCAACTCCGGCGTCCGCGACCTCACCTTCGCGATCACCGAGGGGATCGGCGAGACGGCCGCCGAGATCCGCCAGACGCCCGTGCCGGGCTCGGGGCGCGAGCCGGTGACCCTCTTCGACGTGCCGTGGATCTTCGAGACGCCCACCGACGGCACGATCCTCGGCGGCCAGCAGGAGGAGATCGAGGTCTTCTTCTCCTCCACCGGCCTCACGGACAGCATCTACACGTCGTACCTCATCCTCGACACGAACGATCCCGACATGAGCACCTTCGTCATGCCGGCGACGATGGAGGTCTCCCACGTCTTCGTCACCGGGCCGAACGGCGGCGAGTCCTACCAGGAGAAGAACGACATCAATGTCACATGGACGACCGCCTACAGCGGCGACGTGGAGGAGATCGACATCCTCTTCTCGAGCGACAACGGCCAGCACTTCTACCCGGTCGTCGCGGGCGAGCCGAACGACGGCTCGTTCAGCTGGCGGATCCCCGGCCTCTCCTCGGACAGCTGCCGCGTGATGGTGATCGCCCACTATCCGTCCGACCGCGCCTATTTCGACGTGAGCGACAGCGTCTTCTCGATCATCGCGCCGGTCGACGCGGGGGAGATCCCCGGGATCCGGCGCGCGGCGCTGCGCCAGAACTTCCCCAACCCCTTCAACCCGTCGACGACGATCACCTTCGCACTGCCCGAGAGGACGCGCGTGCGCCTCGACGTCTACGCGCCGGACGGCCGGCACGTGGCCACGCTCGTCGATGGCGAGCGCGACGCGGGGATCCACACGGTGATGTGGGACGGGGTGAACGGACGGGGTGCTCCGGTGTCCTCGGGGATCTTTTTCTGCCGCATGCGCGCCGGCGGACGCACCGAGACGCGGAAGCTGATCCTCGTCAGGTAG